One genomic region from Bartonella australis AUST/NH1 encodes:
- the rpsA gene encoding 30S ribosomal protein S1, with the protein MSQYNPTTADFETLLMESFQVNDLNEGSVVKGRIIAIEKDMAIVDAGLKVEGRIPLKEFGTKGKDGSLQVGDEVEVYIERIENAMGEAVLSREKARREESWLRLEEKFNAGVRVDGVIFSQVKGGFTVDLDGAVAFLPRSQVDIRPIRDVAPLMHNPQSFEILKMDRRRGNIVVSRRTVLEESRAEQRSEIVQNLEESQIVEGVVKNITDYGAFIDLGGIDGLLHVTDMAWRRVNHPSEILTIGQTIKVQIIRINQDTHRISLGMKQLESDPWDSISLKYPIGKKITGAVTNITDYGGFVEIEPGIEGLIHVSEMSWTKKNIHPGKLLSTSQEVEVVVLEVDPSKRRISLGLKQTFENPWVAFVNKFPVNSQVEGEVKNKTEFGLFIGLEGDVDGMVHLSDLDWNRPGEQVIDTYNKGDIVKAVVLDVDVEKERISLGIKQLSGDKVGEAAAHGELRKGAIVTCEVTGINDNCIDVKLIDHDLETTIRRNDLARDRDEQRPERFSIGQRVDARIIAFDKKTRKLSVSIKALEIAEEKEAVAQYGSMDSGASLGDILGAALKKQEQD; encoded by the coding sequence ATGTCACAATACAATCCCACAACAGCGGATTTTGAAACCCTTTTAATGGAGTCCTTTCAAGTTAACGATCTTAATGAAGGATCTGTTGTTAAAGGCCGTATCATCGCAATCGAGAAAGATATGGCCATTGTTGATGCAGGCCTTAAAGTAGAAGGTCGCATTCCACTGAAAGAATTTGGAACCAAAGGCAAAGACGGTTCCTTGCAAGTCGGCGACGAAGTTGAAGTTTATATTGAACGCATTGAAAATGCGATGGGTGAGGCTGTTTTATCACGTGAGAAAGCGCGTCGCGAAGAAAGTTGGCTTCGTCTTGAAGAAAAATTCAACGCCGGTGTGCGTGTGGATGGGGTTATTTTTAGCCAAGTTAAAGGTGGCTTTACGGTTGATCTTGATGGTGCCGTCGCTTTCTTGCCTCGTAGCCAAGTTGACATTCGTCCTATTCGCGATGTGGCGCCTTTGATGCACAACCCACAATCTTTTGAAATTCTGAAAATGGATCGTCGTCGTGGCAATATTGTCGTTTCACGCCGTACTGTCTTAGAAGAGAGCCGAGCCGAACAGCGTTCAGAAATCGTTCAAAACCTCGAAGAGTCCCAAATTGTCGAAGGTGTAGTCAAGAATATTACCGATTATGGTGCATTTATTGATCTTGGCGGCATTGATGGCCTCTTACACGTCACTGATATGGCGTGGCGGCGTGTTAATCACCCATCTGAAATCCTCACAATTGGCCAAACTATTAAAGTTCAGATTATCCGTATCAATCAAGACACGCACCGCATCTCACTCGGAATGAAGCAGCTTGAAAGCGATCCTTGGGACAGCATCAGCTTAAAGTATCCTATCGGTAAAAAAATCACTGGCGCCGTTACTAACATCACTGATTATGGTGGTTTTGTTGAAATTGAGCCAGGAATCGAGGGATTAATTCACGTTTCCGAAATGAGCTGGACGAAAAAAAATATCCATCCCGGAAAACTTCTTTCCACTTCACAAGAAGTAGAAGTTGTTGTCCTTGAAGTGGATCCTTCTAAACGGCGTATTTCCCTCGGTTTGAAGCAAACATTCGAAAATCCGTGGGTAGCTTTTGTCAATAAATTCCCAGTAAATTCGCAAGTAGAAGGTGAAGTCAAAAACAAAACAGAATTCGGCCTCTTCATCGGCCTCGAAGGTGATGTTGACGGTATGGTCCACCTTTCTGATCTTGACTGGAATCGCCCCGGTGAACAAGTCATCGACACTTATAACAAGGGTGATATTGTTAAAGCTGTTGTTCTCGATGTTGACGTCGAAAAAGAGCGTATCTCTCTGGGAATTAAGCAACTTTCTGGTGATAAAGTTGGAGAAGCGGCGGCTCACGGTGAATTGCGTAAAGGCGCCATTGTTACGTGTGAAGTGACTGGAATCAATGATAATTGTATTGACGTAAAATTGATTGACCACGATCTTGAAACGACTATTCGCCGTAATGATTTAGCACGTGATCGCGATGAACAGCGTCCTGAACGTTTCTCTATTGGACAAAGGGTCGATGCCCGTATCATCGCATTTGATAAAAAAACGCGCAAACTTTCGGTGTCTATCAAAGCCTTAGAAATTGCGGAAGAAAAAGAAGCGGTTGCTCAATATGGTTCGATGGATTCAGGCGCTTCCCTCGGCGACATTCTTGGTGCAGCTTTAAAAAAGCAAGAGCAAGATTGA
- a CDS encoding DNA polymerase, whose translation MKKIEFINRYTFDFEATTSEPVCAYMVSIVNIEDPSNATIFTIDDGDPVELLLKFIKKSKKNSKFYAHNLSYDYAIIRAWCHFNPENEYIPSFKDFILPNRKILKSTLNFKYKPIHLIDSYPLFLAPLNKVMGAFTPLKKGETPLYEKLDDVVVTQEDKDYRLNDSIGLAIAFKKDWNSVIIN comes from the coding sequence ATGAAAAAGATTGAATTTATTAACCGTTATACCTTCGATTTCGAAGCTACCACATCAGAACCCGTATGCGCTTATATGGTATCAATTGTAAATATAGAGGACCCTTCAAATGCAACCATATTCACAATTGACGACGGTGACCCCGTTGAATTACTCCTAAAATTCATAAAAAAATCAAAGAAAAACTCTAAATTCTATGCCCATAATTTAAGTTATGATTATGCAATTATCAGAGCATGGTGTCATTTTAACCCTGAAAATGAGTATATACCGTCATTCAAAGATTTCATACTACCAAACCGAAAAATTTTAAAGTCAACCTTAAATTTCAAATATAAACCCATCCACCTTATCGATTCGTATCCTTTATTCTTAGCACCTTTAAATAAGGTAATGGGGGCATTCACACCTCTAAAAAAAGGTGAAACACCGTTATATGAAAAATTAGATGATGTCGTCGTTACACAGGAAGACAAAGATTATCGTTTAAACGACTCAATAGGACTCGCCATTGCTTTTAAAAAAGACTGGAATTCGGTCATAATAAATTAG
- the aroA gene encoding 3-phosphoshikimate 1-carboxyvinyltransferase produces MGKAIPAIAYKSVNLSGTIKIPGDKLISHQSLILGGLANGETHIRGLLENDDVLCTAVAMQAMGANIRKKDDLWIIRGTGNGCLLQAQMPLNFSNAGTGACLVMGMVGSYHMKTTFIGSAALSKRSMRCILDPLRLMGTEIEATSGNYLPLTLYGPRMAGPICCRIPTASAQVKSAILFAGLNTAGTTTVIEPSLTRNHTEKMLKWFGAELDIETDKKGTRFIHLDGQPHLTGQIIDIPGDPSSAAFPLIAALLVENSDIIIENVLINDSRAGLIKTLWEMGAEIKFLNQRRTGEENVADLRVKSSMLKGVTVPKERTASMIDEYPALAVAAAFAEGRTTMLGIKELHAKELGRLSAVARGLKINHVDYKEGADFLIIQGKGSGKGLGGGHVMTHLDHRIAMCFLIFGLASEKPVTVDDKRMIATSFPEFIPLMRQLGGKIH; encoded by the coding sequence ATGGGAAAAGCAATACCTGCAATAGCCTACAAATCCGTAAATCTTTCCGGAACAATCAAAATACCGGGCGATAAATTAATTTCTCATCAGTCACTCATATTAGGGGGATTAGCAAATGGTGAGACACATATCCGCGGACTCCTTGAAAATGATGATGTTCTGTGTACAGCTGTTGCCATGCAAGCTATGGGAGCAAATATTCGCAAAAAAGACGACCTATGGATTATCCGTGGAACCGGTAATGGCTGCTTATTACAAGCGCAAATGCCTTTAAATTTTAGCAATGCTGGGACAGGTGCTTGCCTAGTCATGGGAATGGTTGGTTCTTATCACATGAAAACAACTTTTATCGGCAGTGCTGCTCTATCCAAGCGTTCAATGAGATGCATTCTTGATCCGCTACGTTTAATGGGCACTGAAATCGAGGCAACTTCCGGCAATTACCTTCCATTGACACTCTATGGTCCCCGAATGGCTGGACCAATTTGCTGTCGTATTCCGACAGCTTCTGCCCAGGTTAAATCTGCGATTCTTTTCGCTGGTCTCAATACCGCCGGTACAACAACCGTTATCGAGCCATCCCTTACACGAAACCACACAGAAAAAATGCTAAAATGGTTCGGTGCTGAACTTGATATCGAAACAGATAAAAAAGGCACGCGTTTCATTCATCTGGACGGTCAGCCACATCTTACAGGGCAAATCATTGATATTCCGGGCGATCCGTCTTCTGCAGCTTTTCCTCTTATCGCCGCCCTTCTTGTAGAAAATTCTGATATTATCATCGAAAATGTTCTTATAAATGACTCCAGGGCAGGTCTCATAAAAACATTGTGGGAAATGGGAGCCGAAATTAAATTTTTAAACCAGCGCCGAACAGGCGAAGAAAATGTTGCTGATCTGCGCGTCAAGTCGTCGATGCTAAAAGGTGTGACCGTGCCTAAAGAACGAACTGCATCAATGATTGATGAATACCCTGCTTTAGCGGTAGCAGCGGCCTTCGCTGAAGGCAGAACGACTATGCTGGGAATTAAAGAATTGCATGCCAAAGAATTAGGCCGACTTTCTGCTGTTGCACGAGGATTAAAAATTAATCATGTAGATTATAAAGAGGGTGCAGACTTCCTTATTATTCAAGGAAAAGGCTCGGGCAAGGGTTTAGGCGGTGGGCATGTCATGACACATCTTGATCACCGAATAGCGATGTGTTTTCTCATCTTTGGTTTAGCATCAGAAAAACCGGTCACCGTCGATGATAAGCGGATGATCGCCACAAGCTTTCCAGAATTCATCCCCTTAATGCGCCAACTAGGAGGTAAAATTCATTGA
- a CDS encoding TIGR02300 family protein translates to MAKQELGTKRVDPETGKKFYDLNRDPIVSPYTGLSYPRSYFEVAAAEADSEEEVDTEELDTALEKSAFMLLEGDADDSKDDDLPDLEDSDVGLGDDDDTFLSHDEGDEDDDVTDILGGGVSSDDDA, encoded by the coding sequence ATGGCAAAACAGGAACTTGGAACCAAACGGGTTGACCCGGAAACGGGAAAGAAATTTTACGATCTTAATCGCGACCCCATTGTGTCGCCTTATACAGGGCTTTCTTATCCGCGTTCTTATTTTGAAGTTGCTGCGGCTGAAGCTGACAGCGAAGAAGAAGTGGACACTGAAGAGCTTGATACAGCGCTTGAAAAGTCTGCCTTTATGTTGCTTGAAGGCGATGCCGATGATTCTAAAGATGATGATTTACCTGATTTAGAAGACAGCGATGTAGGCCTTGGAGATGACGATGATACATTTTTATCTCACGACGAAGGCGATGAAGATGATGATGTCACTGATATTCTCGGTGGTGGCGTTTCTAGCGATGACGACGCTTAA
- the secB gene encoding protein-export chaperone SecB, translating into MAEDKIENNSGEPVFAVLTQYLKDFSFENPNAPRSLRPRESAPPIDININVNANPIGDDNYDVVLSLSVTAGDKTETLFHVELVYGGVFHIQNIPQEHIMPLVFIECPRLLFPFARQIISEATQNGGFPPLWIDPIDFAALFQKRVAEEQKSNQTQSS; encoded by the coding sequence ATGGCCGAAGATAAAATAGAGAATAATAGTGGTGAACCAGTTTTCGCTGTATTGACCCAGTATCTAAAAGATTTCTCGTTTGAGAATCCAAATGCTCCTCGTTCGCTGCGTCCACGAGAAAGTGCGCCGCCAATTGATATCAACATTAATGTCAATGCCAATCCGATCGGTGATGATAATTATGATGTAGTGTTATCTTTGTCGGTTACGGCTGGTGATAAAACTGAAACATTGTTTCATGTAGAATTGGTCTACGGAGGTGTTTTTCATATTCAAAATATCCCACAAGAGCATATTATGCCCTTGGTCTTTATTGAATGCCCCCGTCTTTTGTTTCCTTTTGCACGACAAATCATATCTGAAGCTACTCAAAATGGCGGTTTTCCTCCCTTGTGGATTGATCCAATTGATTTTGCTGCTTTGTTTCAAAAACGTGTTGCTGAAGAACAAAAAAGCAATCAAACGCAGTCATCTTAA
- the cmk gene encoding (d)CMP kinase, whose translation MKPFIIAIDGPAASGKGTLARKIAAHYGLHYLDTGLTYRHVAYALLQQKLALSDETNAIAHAEKLDINTLNSSLLASHEIGEAASKIAVIPAVREILVAKQRAFAKFLPGSVLDGRDIGTIVCPDANIKLYVLADAQTRARRRYKEIFEKGIQADYNKILADLEQRDARDTTREQSPLKPAKDALLLDTSELSIEAALAAAYAFIDPVIKAYAVK comes from the coding sequence TTGAAACCTTTTATCATCGCAATTGATGGTCCAGCAGCCTCTGGCAAAGGGACTTTAGCGCGCAAAATCGCCGCCCATTACGGTCTTCATTATTTAGACACCGGTCTCACTTATCGCCATGTTGCCTACGCGCTTTTACAACAAAAATTGGCCCTCAGTGATGAAACAAATGCCATAGCCCACGCTGAAAAGCTTGATATTAATACTTTAAATTCATCTCTTCTAGCCTCCCATGAAATTGGCGAAGCAGCTTCAAAAATAGCAGTCATACCAGCTGTTCGCGAAATTCTTGTCGCAAAACAACGCGCCTTTGCTAAATTTTTGCCAGGCAGCGTTCTTGATGGCCGTGATATTGGCACTATTGTCTGCCCTGATGCAAATATAAAGCTTTATGTTTTAGCCGACGCTCAAACGCGCGCGCGGCGTCGTTATAAGGAGATTTTTGAAAAAGGAATACAAGCAGATTATAACAAAATTCTCGCTGATCTTGAACAGCGCGACGCGCGCGATACGACCCGCGAACAGAGCCCTTTAAAACCAGCAAAAGACGCCCTCTTGCTTGATACGTCAGAATTGAGTATAGAAGCAGCATTAGCGGCTGCTTATGCCTTTATTGATCCTGTCATAAAAGCTTACGCCGTGAAGTGA
- the ilvD gene encoding dihydroxy-acid dehydratase yields the protein MPSYRSRTSTHGRNMAGARGLWRATGMKDADFGKPIIAIANSFTQFVPGHVHLKDLGHLVAQEIVASGGVAKEFNTIAVDDGIAMGHDGMLYSLPSRELIADSVEYMVNAHCADALICISNCDKITPGMLMASLRLNIPTIFVSGGPMEAGKIKWKGQDIAVDLVDSMIAAADNHNSEEEVSEMERAACPTCGSCSGMFTANSMNCLTEALGLALPGNGSMLATHVDRRLLFEEAGRRIVTLAKRYYEKDDETVLPRSIASRKAFENAMTLDISMGGSTNTVLHLLAAAREGEVDFTMTDIDYLSRRVPVLCKVAPAVSNVHMEDVHRAGGVMGLLGELAAAGLIDTSAYTVHAKTMKEALCEWNIKQTEESTIHKFYRAAPGGVPTQTAFSQVHRYEALDLDREKGVIRDIEHAYSKDGGLAVLYGNLAEDGCIVKTAGVDQPNLTFKGPTRIFESQDSAVSAILTNKIKPGDIVLIRYEGPRGGPGMQEMLYPTSYLKSKGLGEVCALVTDGRFSGGSSGLSIGHISPEAAEGGTIALVEEGDIIEIDIPNRTIHLMIGGTEIMHRRNKMDAKGSAAWKPIEERKRKVSKALKAYAAMTTSAAKGAVRDI from the coding sequence ATGCCTTCCTACCGTTCAAGAACATCGACTCATGGGCGCAACATGGCAGGAGCACGCGGTCTTTGGCGTGCGACCGGAATGAAAGATGCCGATTTTGGTAAGCCTATCATCGCAATTGCGAATTCCTTTACACAATTTGTTCCGGGGCATGTACATTTAAAAGATCTCGGGCATTTAGTTGCGCAAGAGATAGTCGCTTCTGGTGGTGTTGCAAAAGAATTTAACACTATTGCTGTCGATGATGGGATTGCTATGGGGCATGATGGAATGCTTTATTCTTTGCCTTCTCGTGAGCTCATTGCGGATTCCGTCGAATATATGGTCAATGCCCATTGCGCAGACGCTCTTATTTGTATTTCCAATTGCGACAAAATTACGCCCGGTATGTTAATGGCTTCCTTGCGGTTAAATATTCCAACAATTTTTGTTTCCGGTGGCCCTATGGAGGCAGGAAAAATTAAATGGAAAGGCCAAGATATTGCCGTTGATTTAGTTGATTCAATGATCGCAGCGGCCGATAATCATAATTCAGAGGAAGAAGTTTCTGAAATGGAGCGTGCCGCGTGTCCTACGTGCGGTTCTTGTTCAGGGATGTTTACTGCTAATTCTATGAATTGCCTTACTGAAGCATTGGGGCTTGCTCTTCCCGGAAATGGATCAATGTTAGCCACGCATGTAGATCGTCGACTGCTATTTGAGGAAGCTGGTCGGCGTATTGTTACGCTGGCCAAGCGTTATTACGAAAAAGACGATGAGACAGTTTTGCCGCGTTCTATTGCTTCGCGTAAGGCTTTTGAAAATGCAATGACTTTGGATATCTCCATGGGTGGATCAACCAATACTGTGCTGCATCTTTTAGCTGCGGCGCGGGAAGGAGAGGTAGATTTCACTATGACCGATATTGATTATCTTTCACGCCGTGTTCCCGTTTTGTGCAAAGTTGCACCTGCTGTCTCTAATGTGCATATGGAGGATGTTCATCGAGCTGGCGGTGTCATGGGACTCTTAGGTGAATTAGCTGCAGCTGGACTTATCGATACGTCCGCTTATACTGTTCATGCAAAAACAATGAAAGAGGCTCTTTGCGAGTGGAACATAAAACAGACTGAAGAATCTACTATTCATAAATTTTACCGTGCGGCACCAGGAGGCGTTCCAACACAAACAGCTTTTAGCCAGGTACACCGTTATGAGGCCCTCGACCTTGATCGCGAAAAGGGCGTGATCCGCGATATTGAGCATGCTTATTCAAAAGATGGGGGGTTAGCAGTTCTTTATGGGAATCTTGCTGAAGATGGTTGTATTGTAAAAACAGCTGGTGTTGATCAGCCAAATTTAACCTTTAAAGGTCCTACGAGGATTTTTGAAAGCCAGGATTCAGCAGTTTCAGCGATTTTGACCAATAAAATTAAACCAGGAGATATCGTTTTAATTCGTTACGAAGGCCCGCGTGGTGGGCCTGGAATGCAAGAAATGCTTTACCCAACAAGCTACCTCAAATCGAAAGGATTAGGTGAGGTTTGTGCACTTGTGACAGATGGCCGCTTTTCAGGAGGATCTTCAGGGCTTTCTATCGGCCATATTTCGCCAGAGGCTGCTGAAGGAGGCACAATTGCTTTGGTGGAAGAGGGAGATATAATAGAAATCGATATCCCTAATCGCACTATTCATTTAATGATAGGTGGCACTGAGATTATGCATCGTCGTAACAAAATGGACGCAAAGGGAAGTGCGGCTTGGAAACCAATTGAGGAACGTAAACGTAAAGTTTCAAAGGCCCTTAAAGCCTACGCGGCCATGACTACTTCTGCTGCTAAGGGCGCAGTTCGCGATATCTGA
- a CDS encoding FxsA family protein yields the protein MTKFYHIKPRFFIIITLGILFTEIAGFILVGREIGILATLSLTLLTMISGIIVLRIRGYSLLQNIQSGFAQGSAPEYYVAENTLIIIGAILLVLPGFVSDILGIFLLIKPMRIFLLLLFKNRTNTRSRTNSNAQEGAEKIIELNAEDYQRYNTEESPWRKNDDDY from the coding sequence TTGACAAAATTTTATCATATAAAGCCCCGTTTTTTTATAATTATTACCCTCGGTATCCTCTTCACTGAAATTGCCGGTTTTATCCTTGTTGGGAGGGAAATCGGGATTTTGGCGACTTTGAGTTTGACTCTCTTAACAATGATAAGCGGAATTATTGTGCTACGCATCCGAGGTTATAGCCTTTTACAAAATATACAGAGTGGATTCGCCCAAGGAAGCGCGCCAGAATATTACGTGGCCGAAAATACCTTAATTATTATCGGTGCAATTCTGCTTGTTCTTCCTGGTTTTGTGAGCGATATTTTAGGAATATTTCTTCTTATAAAACCTATGCGTATTTTTCTTCTTTTATTGTTTAAAAACAGAACGAACACCCGTTCTCGAACCAATTCTAATGCTCAAGAGGGAGCTGAAAAAATAATCGAGCTTAACGCAGAAGATTATCAACGCTATAACACTGAAGAATCTCCTTGGCGTAAAAATGACGATGATTATTAA
- the mutS gene encoding DNA mismatch repair protein MutS, whose amino-acid sequence MKKETESNTHLVQQSIAPPRTQPERLTPMMEQYIEIKAVNSDSLLFYRMGDFYELFFNDAVEAAQALGITLTTRGKHLGEDIPMCGVPVHAADDYLQKLIARGYRVAVCEQTEDPTEAKKRGSKSVVQRNVVRLVTPGTITEEKLLDPARANYLMTLSRIKTSDKEEFAFSWIDISTGIFRVAESRHENLLTDIMRVDPQEIIVIDSFFYDKSQKALFNILGPIVSPQPASLFDVITAKRDICNYFKLSTLEGISDYSRSELSAIAAAIRYIEKTQITHRPPLMRPERQNESATLFIDAATRLSLELIRTTSGQRDGSLLKAIDRTVTGGGSRLLVDRLITPLTVPAAINKRLDSIDFFMRNTSLAESIKLILKGGPDMPRAVSRLALGRGGPRDIGAILCGFNIINTLNQLLSNQLLPQEISDVQKALSHLPTALHFRLEQALADDLPLLKRDGNFIRLNYHKELDEMRCLRDESRRIIAKLQAQYAQETDVKTLKIKHNNILGYFIEVTASQASALTNSPEAKARFIHRQTMANAMRFTTTELAELESRIAHAANNAITLELEIFDELVNEITTQIDFIRGAAEALSVLDVSVALAHLAEEQGYCRPKIDDSLTFHIIAGRHPVVEQALRKQTDKPFVANDCDLSAQQKQQYAAIWLLTGPNMGGKSTFLRQNALITIMAQMGSFVPASSAHIGVVDRLFSRVGASDDLARGRSTFMMEMVETATILNHASDHSLVILDEIGRGTSTFDGLSIAWAAVEYLHEVNRCRAILATHFHEMTVLTEKLNRLHNVTMKVKNWEGDVVFLHEVTKGVADRSYGVQVAKLAGLPETVIARATNVLDQLEQGEMAKKGKKLIDDLPLFTLKETSFANKKTNECCAIKEALKVIHPDNLSPKAALEELYRLKQLEKG is encoded by the coding sequence ATGAAAAAAGAGACTGAAAGCAATACTCATTTAGTTCAACAATCCATAGCACCACCCCGTACCCAGCCAGAGCGCCTTACTCCTATGATGGAGCAGTATATAGAGATCAAAGCAGTTAATAGCGATTCTCTCCTCTTTTATCGTATGGGTGATTTCTATGAATTATTCTTTAATGACGCAGTCGAAGCTGCTCAAGCTTTGGGAATTACGCTCACAACACGCGGCAAACATTTAGGCGAAGATATTCCTATGTGTGGAGTTCCTGTTCACGCTGCAGACGATTATTTGCAAAAACTTATCGCCCGTGGCTACCGTGTTGCTGTATGTGAACAAACAGAGGATCCGACCGAAGCAAAAAAACGTGGTTCAAAATCGGTTGTTCAGCGAAATGTCGTCCGCCTTGTCACACCCGGGACCATTACAGAAGAAAAACTCCTTGATCCAGCGCGTGCAAATTATCTTATGACACTTTCCCGCATCAAAACCAGTGATAAAGAAGAATTTGCCTTTTCTTGGATTGATATTTCCACTGGCATATTTCGTGTCGCAGAAAGTCGCCATGAAAATCTTTTGACAGACATTATGCGCGTAGATCCACAAGAAATAATTGTAATTGACTCATTTTTCTACGACAAATCCCAAAAAGCGCTTTTTAATATTCTTGGTCCCATCGTCTCACCTCAACCAGCTAGTCTTTTTGACGTAATCACTGCTAAGCGGGATATTTGCAATTATTTTAAACTATCAACCCTTGAAGGCATCTCTGATTATTCGCGCTCTGAACTTTCAGCAATTGCCGCTGCCATTCGTTATATCGAAAAAACACAAATTACTCATCGTCCCCCTCTTATGCGACCCGAGCGTCAAAATGAAAGCGCCACTCTCTTCATTGATGCAGCCACTAGACTTAGCCTTGAACTCATCCGAACCACATCCGGCCAACGTGATGGAAGCTTGCTAAAGGCCATTGACCGCACTGTTACAGGAGGAGGATCACGTCTTCTTGTTGATCGCTTAATTACCCCCTTAACAGTTCCTGCTGCCATTAATAAACGCCTCGATTCAATCGACTTTTTTATGCGCAACACCTCCCTTGCAGAATCTATCAAACTGATTTTAAAGGGGGGACCAGATATGCCGCGTGCAGTTTCACGCTTAGCTCTTGGCCGGGGAGGACCACGTGATATAGGAGCTATTCTGTGCGGTTTTAATATCATCAACACGCTTAATCAGCTCCTTAGCAATCAATTGCTTCCTCAAGAAATAAGTGATGTACAAAAAGCGCTTTCACATCTACCTACTGCTTTACATTTTCGTTTAGAACAAGCATTAGCTGATGATCTCCCACTTCTCAAACGCGATGGTAATTTTATTCGTCTCAATTATCATAAAGAACTGGATGAAATGCGCTGTTTACGCGATGAATCACGCCGTATTATCGCTAAACTTCAAGCACAATATGCACAAGAAACAGACGTCAAAACACTTAAAATCAAGCATAACAACATTTTAGGCTATTTTATTGAGGTAACAGCTTCTCAAGCATCCGCTCTTACTAATAGTCCTGAAGCGAAAGCACGTTTTATTCATCGACAAACAATGGCAAATGCCATGCGCTTCACCACAACAGAGCTTGCCGAACTTGAGAGTCGTATTGCCCATGCAGCAAATAATGCCATAACGCTCGAGCTAGAAATCTTTGATGAGCTCGTTAACGAAATTACTACACAAATTGATTTCATTCGCGGAGCAGCTGAAGCGCTTTCTGTTTTGGATGTATCCGTCGCTTTAGCCCACTTAGCCGAAGAACAAGGATATTGTCGTCCCAAAATTGACGATTCACTTACATTTCATATCATCGCGGGACGCCACCCTGTAGTAGAGCAAGCATTGCGAAAACAAACAGATAAACCGTTTGTGGCTAATGACTGCGACCTTTCAGCGCAACAAAAACAACAATATGCGGCAATTTGGCTATTAACAGGCCCGAATATGGGGGGAAAATCAACTTTTTTACGACAAAATGCTCTCATTACTATTATGGCGCAAATGGGCTCATTTGTTCCAGCTTCTTCCGCCCATATCGGCGTTGTCGATCGCTTATTCAGCCGCGTTGGTGCCTCAGACGATCTTGCACGGGGACGCTCGACTTTTATGATGGAAATGGTCGAAACAGCAACGATTCTTAATCACGCTAGCGACCATTCTCTCGTTATCCTTGATGAAATTGGACGAGGTACATCCACTTTTGATGGACTTTCAATCGCTTGGGCAGCGGTTGAATACCTTCATGAAGTAAACCGCTGTCGCGCCATTCTTGCCACACATTTCCACGAAATGACAGTACTTACCGAAAAGCTTAATCGTCTTCATAATGTGACGATGAAAGTCAAAAATTGGGAAGGTGACGTCGTCTTCCTCCATGAAGTCACTAAAGGAGTCGCTGATCGATCTTACGGAGTGCAAGTTGCGAAGCTTGCTGGACTTCCTGAAACGGTTATCGCCCGTGCTACAAACGTTCTGGATCAATTAGAACAAGGCGAAATGGCTAAAAAAGGCAAGAAATTAATTGATGACTTACCACTGTTTACCCTTAAAGAAACATCTTTTGCGAATAAAAAAACAAATGAATGTTGTGCAATTAAAGAAGCTCTTAAAGTTATTCATCCTGACAATCTCTCCCCTAAAGCTGCTTTAGAAGAACTTTACCGTCTTAAGCAACTCGAAAAAGGATAA